In Stegostoma tigrinum isolate sSteTig4 chromosome 33, sSteTig4.hap1, whole genome shotgun sequence, one genomic interval encodes:
- the si:ch211-107o10.3 gene encoding retinol dehydrogenase 13, whose amino-acid sequence MERWSMVQILQRHWVLASSLVVTGIGLIFVRRWCSGGVCKSKAKLDGKTVIVTGANVGIGKETAKDLAQRGARVILACRDLVKASKAADEIRKESGNRNVLVQKLDLSSLQSVHSFANKIIETETCLDILINNAGIMRCPKWKTEDGFEMQFGVNHLGHFLLTNLLLDLLKKSAPSRIVTVSSLAHIRGKINFDDINLENCYDPAVSYEQSKLANVLFTRELAKKLKGTGVTANCLHPGVIKTELLRHLYPTLSIWWKILLVPVSILTFKRAWQGAQTSIYCAVSEELNDVSGLYFSDCAVKAAAPQGRDDEAAKRLWELSEKMVGLESEGQRLHVPES is encoded by the exons GAATTGGGCTAATTTTTGTAAGACGATGGTGTTCTGGTGGGGTTTGTAAGAGTAAAGCAAAACTGGATGGAAAAACAGTGATCGTTACTGGTGCTAATGTTGGGATTGGAAAGGAGACTGCCAAAGATCTTGCTCAGAGAG GCGCACGTGTAATATTAGCTTGCCGTGATTTGGTAAAAGCCAGTAAGGCAGCTGATGAGATCCGAAAAGAAAGTGGGAATAGAAATGTCCTGGTGCAGAAACTGGATTTGTCGTCACTTCAATCTGTGCATtcctttgcaaacaaaattatagAAACTGAAACATGCCTGGATATCCTCATCAATAATGCAG GTATCATGAGGTGCCCAAAGTGGAAGACTGAGGATGGGTTTGAGATGCAGTTTGGAGTTAATCATCTGGGTCATTTTCTCCTAACGAACCTCCTGCTGGACCTGCTCAAGAAGTCTGCACCGAGTCGGATTGTTACTGTATCCAGTTTAGCCCACATCCGTG GGAAAATTAACTTTGATGACATTAATTTGGAAAATTGTTATGATCCTGCTGTTAGTTATGAACAGAGCAAGCTGGCCAATGTCCTGTTCACCAGGGAACTTGCAAAGAAGTTAAAAG GCACTGGAGTTACTGCCAATTGTCTCCATCCGGGAGTAATAAAGACTGAATTGTTACGTCACCTGTACCCTACTCTGTCAATATGGTGGAAGATTCTCCTGGTACCTGTATCCATTCTCACGTTTAAGAGAGCATGGCAGGGAGCTCAGACAAGCATCTATTGTGCAGTTTCTGAGGAACTGAATGATGTTAGTGGCCTGTACTTCAG TGATTGTGCTGTTAAAGCAGCTGCCCCTCAAGGCAGAGATGATGAGGCTGCAAAGAGACTTTGGGAACTCAGTGAAAAGATGGTGGGTCTAGAATCTGAAGGACAACGACTTCATGTTCCTGAATCCTGA